The segment GCCAACGTGTGCGCGACCTGTTCCCGGCCTTCGGGCGCGTCAATGGTCAGCCCATCCTGGAGGTCCGGGTTCTCCGGAAAGCCGCCGTCACGATAGAGATACACGTCCGCTTCCACACGAACCTTGCCGCGGAGCACAAAGTTCATGATATTGCGCACGCCGAACGGCACGCGCACGAAGATCATGTCCAGGTAATCGTCCCCATCTACATCGGCAAGCACTCCGTTGGCAAACGAGCCCTGCGCGTGGAATGCCGCCGTCGGCGTCTCCGGATATTCACATAAGCCCGTGGCCACGTACACCTGGGTCAGCACCTCGAGATTTACCGTCCCGCGTGTCTGCGTCACCATGATGTCCGGCCAGTCGTCGCGGTTGATGTCAGCCATTCTCACGCTGGCATCCCACTTCTCTTCCAGCTTCACGGGGATTCGGAACCGTTTGCGCTCCGCCCAGCGCTCGCCAGAGGCAAAATCCGCGTACTCATCGCTGAGAAAGGCCAGTCCTTTCTGGCTGGACCCGGCCACCTGGAACGTATGAGAAGCCGGAAACCGGTGAGACACCGAAATGCCGCCGCCAGAGGACACGTTGCTCGTGACGTCGCAGCCTACTTCGGCGATCACGGCGCTGCCGCGGCGCACTTCCATGCCCAAAGGCGCGGGCAGCAGCCATTCATCAAGCCCGTCACCGTCCAGGTCCAACGATACATTGCGCAGAAAACCCGGTTCCTTGCAGCGGCTGGGCATGAGCGACCGAAACGAGAGTTGTTCCCTTTGCGTGAATGCCGCAGCCCCGTATTCATAGGTCATTGCGCCGAAGGCGTTCAGCGCGGCCAGTTCCACGGGAGCGCGGCCGTCCGTCTCGGTTAGCATCACCGCGCCGGTTTCCGGCGCCAGCGAAAGCAGGCTGGAGGGCGCCGGCGGGTACGTCCCATCTTCCTGCGCCAGATACACGGCGACGCCCTTCCGCAGCGGGTCGCTCTTTTCATCGCAGAAGACGGCGAGAATATCGCCCAGCCCGTCCTGATTGAGGTCGGCCCCGGCCAAATCGCACACGTTTTCCGGGGCTTCCAGCGTGAAATTCACCGGGGCAAGGAATACGATAAGCGGGACACAGGCCATCAACGCCATTGCATGGTCTCCTGTGCAGCGCGAACCTTCCACGGAGCACGCAAGAAGCCCGGCGAATGCCCCACAATACAAGTGGAGATATTTTCCGCCATCCTTAGAAGAGCCGGTGAATCTTTTGTTGGAGGAGACGGGCGCGTTCGAGGGTCGCGCTCACTTGAGAGGCTATCGTGTCATCCTTGGTCGCCTCGGCCTGCCGCAATGCTACCTGCAACGCCTCGCAGATCCGGTCCATCTGCGCCGTCATCAGGCCCGATATCTCCTGCGGCGTAGGCATGCGCTTTTTCAACATGACCTGAGTTTCGAGCGATCCGGCATCGCGCGCATCTTCCGCATCCTCGTCCTCGGGCGGGTCGAGGATTCGCACCTGCTCGTGACCGCGCAGGAAGTCCAGCAAGTCTCGGTCCGTCAAACGGGCGCAATCCGCTTCCCGCCTGCAGTACACGACAAGCTCGCTGATGGGAACCAGCGGGTTTGCGGCCTCCTCGAGATATCTAAGGCAGCGTCTTTCCACGGCTTCCAAATTCACATTACCACTCCGTGCGGCGCCTTGCTTGCCTTTGGGGTAT is part of the Candidatus Hydrogenedentota bacterium genome and harbors:
- a CDS encoding VCBS repeat-containing protein, producing the protein MALMACVPLIVFLAPVNFTLEAPENVCDLAGADLNQDGLGDILAVFCDEKSDPLRKGVAVYLAQEDGTYPPAPSSLLSLAPETGAVMLTETDGRAPVELAALNAFGAMTYEYGAAAFTQREQLSFRSLMPSRCKEPGFLRNVSLDLDGDGLDEWLLPAPLGMEVRRGSAVIAEVGCDVTSNVSSGGGISVSHRFPASHTFQVAGSSQKGLAFLSDEYADFASGERWAERKRFRIPVKLEEKWDASVRMADINRDDWPDIMVTQTRGTVNLEVLTQVYVATGLCEYPETPTAAFHAQGSFANGVLADVDGDDYLDMIFVRVPFGVRNIMNFVLRGKVRVEADVYLYRDGGFPENPDLQDGLTIDAPEGREQVAHTLADLNGDGRLDLLLATQRGELAVYTGSKEHFISRQPWHAFSVPSFGVVRTADLNQNEAEDLLIFHPSGDHRKRVEVLVF